The nucleotide sequence GTTCTCTGAGTTTTGTTTGATCCGATGTCTAAGAAGATGAAAGGGGTTCTTTTGGATCCATCCTCTAGTTCTGGATTTGATGATGCCAAGGCCAGATTCAAGCATCGGGCCCTGCTTCAGGACTACCAAGATCTAAAGAAGGTAACTTTCTTTATGGGCTTTCTTCATATGCCGATGATCTGTGCTGAGTTCCTTGGAAATTTTCCTCTGGATTTCCGTTTATGGTTGTCTGATCCTTTCCTGTTTTGGGTTTGCCCAGTATGTTTGAGGACCTTTTGCATTCTTTTTTGGGATAATTTTGCCGCTTGGTTCCTTCAATTTTTGTGATGCTGTGTGTTGTTTctggaaagaaattaaaaaccaAGTTCTTCCTGGTTAAAGATTTTCATAGATCCAACTTCACATGTAATCAGATCTTGTATCTCTTGCCCTGTTCTATTTGCTTATGGTTTATTGGAATACTTTCTCTTAAATCCTTCTTTATTTTGCTTGGACTCCCAAGCTTTTAGTTTCACAGCTTATCccccccacccacccaccccccccaaaaaaaaaaaaaaaaagaaacaaaaaccctaGTATGTATACTTGTTTAATTTTACAGCCATAAGGATTTGTTATTTTGCTACTTTTTTGTCCAAgcctttgtttcttcttcaattactCTAGTTTCTCATAGAATTTTTGTGGTTATCTTATCTTTTGTTAGATAACATCATCTTCTTGTGTTTAGAATTGTGTTATCTTTTCTGCATCGATAAATCCTCAATTGTTAAGTTCCATTCTTAGCTTTACAGATGATTTTTTGGACCATTTCCTTTTGTTCTTCCCCCTCCCCATTTGCTGGATAACTTCAGGATACCATGTCATCGTCTTGCTGTGGTATGACAAACCAATCACGGGTTGCCATGTATAGAAATCTTAAATATATGGCAGTGAGTagttttttcttaatttaaaaataaaactagagCTTGTGCTCATCCATTGCCGTGCATTTACTTTCTGTATACATGATAACGCATGATTAGCTTGTGATACCATGCAAGCGTGATGACGACGTGGTATCACATGTGATCTATATGTTCTTGGGATATTGGTTGGTTCTTTATGAGACAATTAATGTTTTTAGGATCTTGCCTAGGGTTTAAGTTTCTAGATAGAGTTCCAGATTATTTTACTGATAAGCTAAGCAACATGTAGGAAGCTGAAGCCATCCAAAACAAGTTAAAGACAACGAAACAGAGGAAACTAACCCTGTTGGCTGAAGTTAGGTATGATTCTGAAACTTTCATCATAAGTTGGGATTTTTCTAGTTTGCATGCCTTAATATTTCATGACGCGTCTCTTTTAGTTCGGATTTATTCAATCTGCATGCTTTATAGTTAAAATggcaaaaaaatatttcaaattcaaGTTGCGGTCTCCATTTTGCtcttgattatatatatagtactgGACGTCTGATGTTCCTACTTCAATGTTAATTTATGACTTCTCAAAGGTTTCTGAGGCAGCGATACAAATACATGATGAGAATCAACACCGTGAAACCCCCGCAGGGACGAGAACCGACTCAACCTCGAAAGGTTGAAGCTCAGcgcaaaaaaatgaagaaaccgAAAACTCACAGTCGAAAGGAAGCCAACCTGGGTAACCTAGCcacattttttgatttaaacCAGAGCGATAGAGTTTCTAATGCCAAGGAGTCCAGTCCTATTCTTGATCTGAACCACAAGGAGAGGATAAATAGTGGAAAAGATGCTACTTTTAGGAGCAAAACTCCAGTTTTCGATTTAAACCAGCAGGAAAGATCATATGCCAGAATGGAGGCGGCCTTTCAGAAACCAACCTTAATTCTTGACTGGAAACAGAAGGAGAGGGTGTATGGTGGAAAAGAAACTGCTCCCGGAATCCCAGACCCGGCGATAGAAAGGACTTCAACCGGGAGGGAGGAGGCGGTGACAAACCGAGCTCCTATTTTCGACTTGAACCAGATCTCGGTAAATTATTAGAGAATTTATGAACACCAAATTCCTAAATTATGCTAGAGGTTACCTTGTGCTTACAGGTTTTTACACTTGGTTCAATGTTTAGGAAGAGGAGGCCGAGTTACGGGATAGTTATGAACCGAGCAGGTTCGAGGAGCTGAAGAAACTTGGGACCGACGAGCAGCACAACGATTTGAAACTGTCAGTATGTAGGAGCGTCGGGAGCGGGCCAAGTAGGGCCGGAAAGCGGAAGATAACATGGCAAGACCAGGTTGCCTTGAAGGTTTAGAGGTAATTGTTCTTGATAATAGGGGTGGGAGGGTATTCAGGATGCAGTGATCCTGCGTTTAGTGAAAGTTTATATTCTTTCTCATGCGTGATATATTCTTTTTCATCTCTTGCAAAAAAGGGTAACTTAATATATACGGGGTTCTATGAGTGTGATCTGTTGAATATAGAAATGTTGCCTTGGGATCCATTTTCTTGTATTCTGTGCAACTAAGTAGACAGACGATGGATGCAAGGAAGTTTGGAATGTAGCAAATCATGCATGATATTggaattgttttgttttgttcctATTAGATTAGATTCCTAGtggtttttgtttcttccaatgTTCTTAGTCTTGCGTCTTATTGAAGAGTAAAGGACAAACTAATTGTTCTCTCATTTTGTTGGGTTAGTTGAATTTGAATATGCTTGGTTGGTGGGATTAGGGTTTGGTGTTCTATAATTTGGGTTCTTGTGAAAGGGTGTTCCCGGGTCTTCTCGAGAACCttactaaactaaattaatgtgattttttgttttttttcttttaaattcttttaatgcTCCGAACCATTGTGATTGGATGGGCATGAtttggtttttcttcttttaacaACTTGGTTCAGATttagttcttttttttaaaaaaaaaaaaaactttgattAACATCAAATTGGTTCATTTCGGGTTTGGGTTAAACTACTACTAGGTCTACAGATTGGATTAATTTAAAGCTCATCTtcttaaaattacatttttcaAACTTGTATGGGGTTAAATTTATTTGCTTTGTTAACctggttatttatttattttttccagaatttatattgtaataaattttataaatcttGAGGATTTTTGGTGTGCTATATATTATAgattataaaaaatgtatagATATAATTTCATAGAAAATCCCAATCCAACCCGACTCAAGTTTAaatagaatataataataaaataaaatggtttcacttgtttttcttcttcaaatcaCTATTTTTCGTCTGTACCCCCAGAATTGGGAGAGAATTAATGAAAAGGAAATAAGTGAGAAGTTATGTTATTATGCATTAACAAAGCTTTCTActcaattctattttttaaaaaattcttgttatATGTCTATcttaaaatgtaaaattggcacttacaatttttagtagtgtgcTTCATTCCTTTCATTTCCATAATTCtcccaaattaaaataaaatattatttatcacTTTCCATCTTCTCCCcagataaagaaataaaattttccgTTTCATTTCATCTATTTTCAATCCATTCCAATTCCAATAATAAATTTCCTAAACAAAACCTTATGATTAAGTCAATTCTGGGCCCAAAATTCTAGATCCAATCACGATTAATTTGgtttcaaatttatataaaaccTGAACCAAGCCATTCAAGATGCAGCGGGTACACAGGAATGAATGCCACACCTAGTTCAATCCGTCCAATTTATGAATAGAAAGGATAGAAGAAGCTGACTTAAGCAAGGAGAGATGAAACATGTCACGATAATGAAAAGAGTTAAAAAGGGAGGATAGATAATAGATTAGAGACTTTTCACATCTAAATTAGGGATtgggaaaataacaaaatgcagTTTCTAAGGTTTCTCTTTAGCATGTCCATCCTCAGCCTCATCTCATCGATCAGTTTATAGAGTCAACAGCCGCATCCTCTGCTGCCTCATCAGCAACATTGTCCACTGTTTCTTTTTGAATCTATTCTGACGCAACTTCTCCATCTTTCTCTATCACAATAACTTCTCTACCTTTCTTGTCTTTAATCTCTTCTGCTGGTACAACTTCTCCATCTTTCTCGCCTTTAATCTCTCCTCCTGGACCTATTTCTCCACCTTCCTcatctttcatctctttttccACAACTACTACAATTTCATcttcttttatctcttttgcCACAACTTCTTCTATATCTGTTTCTCCTTTGTTCCCCTTGCGTGGAGCATTACCCACATGGGCAGAGGAACCACTTTGATTAAGCTGTTGAAGCCGTCTCACATGTTTCTTACCCCTCTTATGAAGACTCAACACTTTTTTACTGTAGGTTCCAACCTGACACAACTCACACCAGAAACTAAACTTCTGACGTCCAGCTTCCTGTGAGTTCTTGTTCTTTACAtctgaatttgattttttaaataatattgcCTCTCCTGTATTTTTAACCTGCTCGAGTTCCCCTTCCTCGTGCTTCGGGTTCTGATTACCAGGGGGCTTCCCAGAATTCTTTGGGGAAAATCCAATGGCATAGTTCTTGGCTGTCTCCTGGGACGTTTGTCCTATCCTGGACCTGTGTTTCCTCCCTCCAAAGTGTTCTTTCAAAGATTGCTCGCTTGTGGCAGTCACCTGGCAGATTGGACAATTCCACTCTTGTTTAACTTTCTTCTTTGAAGCAGCTAGAGGAAGCTCACTATCACCTTGAACTGGCAGTGTCACAGCTTTACGCTTTGTTCCAGAAGGATTGCCCTCGGGCTTAGCCTGCAACGGAATACTCAAACAACAATCTTAGCCACTATATGAATTATCAAGGCCTTGAAAGCACGGCCCCGGCTTCCAGAACATGCAGTAATACAGTTGTCATAGTTGTAATTCAAACAAACCACATTTCTGCTACAAGTCCTTGACTTGCAAAGGTAAATGGATCGTGTTAGCTCATAAGAAACAATATAAAGCAAACAAAAGCTCCAGTTCATCACTTTTTTGTcttctgtttttttcttttttctttttttttgggggggggggtgtgtgaGTGGGGACAAGCGCCTTTCTAGCAAATTAAAATGGCCTAATCAACCTAAATACTTCCAAAGCATGCATGCACCAGAAATTAAACACAATAGCAAAGATGATAACAGTAAAGACctctaatttaaatttttacatcaAGAAAAAAAGTAGAATAGCCCAACTGCACA is from Diospyros lotus cultivar Yz01 chromosome 2, ASM1463336v1, whole genome shotgun sequence and encodes:
- the LOC127795208 gene encoding uncharacterized protein LOC127795208, giving the protein MSKKMKGVLLDPSSSSGFDDAKARFKHRALLQDYQDLKKEAEAIQNKLKTTKQRKLTLLAEVRFLRQRYKYMMRINTVKPPQGREPTQPRKVEAQRKKMKKPKTHSRKEANLGNLATFFDLNQSDRVSNAKESSPILDLNHKERINSGKDATFRSKTPVFDLNQQERSYARMEAAFQKPTLILDWKQKERVYGGKETAPGIPDPAIERTSTGREEAVTNRAPIFDLNQISEEEAELRDSYEPSRFEELKKLGTDEQHNDLKLSVCRSVGSGPSRAGKRKITWQDQVALKV
- the LOC127795207 gene encoding uncharacterized protein LOC127795207 isoform X2 — encoded protein: MNTPGYLGPDDRRMMESFRNPIDVREAVRREIEKEKIREEIIAKEIARKRLLEAEVRREMMVEREMALRRGERFPLLSTSAPASGQFEPGLPQLHYLSTSRSIEERLALSLQERLPYEGRRGIGGFEMAPFQRAEPKISQGKSSSEEKMDLALELQGYHPRGVVGGLGALPFQRSSSELKMISEVVGKEKIVFLAKPEGNPSGTKRKAVTLPVQGDSELPLAASKKKVKQEWNCPICQVTATSEQSLKEHFGGRKHRSRIGQTSQETAKNYAIGFSPKNSGKPPGNQNPKHEEGELEQVKNTGEAILFKKSNSDVKNKNSQEAGRQKFSFWCELCQVGTYSKKVLSLHKRGKKHVRRLQQLNQSGSSAHVGNAPRKGNKGETDIEEVVAKEIKEDEIVVVVEKEMKDEEGGEIGPGGEIKGEKDGEVVPAEEIKDKKGREVIVIEKDGEVASE
- the LOC127795207 gene encoding uncharacterized protein LOC127795207 isoform X1, with the translated sequence MEFNFRATAGQASTHPPPSSRFGYFTEQALRAGYLGPDDRRMMESFRNPIDVREAVRREIEKEKIREEIIAKEIARKRLLEAEVRREMMVEREMALRRGERFPLLSTSAPASGQFEPGLPQLHYLSTSRSIEERLALSLQERLPYEGRRGIGGFEMAPFQRAEPKISQGKSSSEEKMDLALELQGYHPRGVVGGLGALPFQRSSSELKMISEVVGKEKIVFLAKPEGNPSGTKRKAVTLPVQGDSELPLAASKKKVKQEWNCPICQVTATSEQSLKEHFGGRKHRSRIGQTSQETAKNYAIGFSPKNSGKPPGNQNPKHEEGELEQVKNTGEAILFKKSNSDVKNKNSQEAGRQKFSFWCELCQVGTYSKKVLSLHKRGKKHVRRLQQLNQSGSSAHVGNAPRKGNKGETDIEEVVAKEIKEDEIVVVVEKEMKDEEGGEIGPGGEIKGEKDGEVVPAEEIKDKKGREVIVIEKDGEVASE